The Gemmata palustris genome includes a region encoding these proteins:
- a CDS encoding polysaccharide biosynthesis/export family protein, whose protein sequence is MVIRARAGVALGLMLIVVTGCSTVGESLGFSTPTNPLNKNAKAVRDTAPVPAPVPRELAMSLLAPHVVEAGDTLLVQPVELDAPVRLPPDQPVQPDGTIDLGQYGRPVVAGKTLPEVEVQVRDAIKSKEKNAVAVTVRLLARPGKVFYVLGEVNAPGAFPITGHDTVLSAITQAGGPTRRSSPQNIIVARPSAPDGCRTVLPVCYTNIVQLGDTSTNYQILPGDRIFVPSKGTFEDLFGGHFNRGGPCNGPQVSCFSGNCAPACGGLPAVPAPKP, encoded by the coding sequence ATGGTAATTCGTGCTCGGGCCGGTGTTGCCCTCGGGTTGATGCTAATCGTTGTAACGGGGTGTTCGACCGTGGGCGAATCGCTCGGGTTCAGCACACCGACGAATCCTTTAAACAAGAACGCGAAGGCCGTGCGCGACACGGCCCCCGTTCCCGCACCGGTGCCGCGGGAACTTGCCATGTCGCTCCTCGCTCCGCACGTGGTCGAAGCCGGTGACACGCTGCTTGTGCAACCGGTTGAACTCGACGCCCCGGTTCGGCTCCCGCCGGATCAGCCGGTACAGCCCGACGGCACCATCGACCTCGGCCAGTACGGGCGCCCGGTGGTCGCGGGCAAGACGCTGCCGGAAGTCGAAGTGCAAGTGCGCGACGCGATCAAGTCGAAAGAGAAGAACGCGGTCGCTGTGACGGTGCGGTTGCTCGCGCGGCCGGGGAAAGTGTTCTACGTGCTCGGCGAAGTGAACGCCCCCGGTGCGTTCCCGATCACGGGCCACGACACGGTGCTCTCCGCGATCACCCAGGCCGGTGGACCGACGCGCCGGTCGTCGCCGCAGAACATCATCGTCGCCCGCCCCTCGGCCCCCGACGGGTGCCGCACGGTGCTCCCGGTGTGCTACACGAACATCGTGCAACTCGGCGACACTTCGACGAACTACCAGATCCTGCCGGGCGACCGGATCTTTGTGCCGAGCAAGGGGACGTTTGAAGACCTCTTCGGCGGGCACTTCAACCGCGGCGGCCCGTGCAACGGTCCGCAGGTCTCCTGCTTCAGCGGCAACTGCGCTCCGGCGTGCGGCGGGTTGCCCGCGGTGCCCGCTCCGAAGCCGTAA
- a CDS encoding PDZ domain-containing protein yields the protein MLRFTMASIAVAVVGAILAAPVPPERPAKALVDALGDPSAKVRDESFAALRDRADARPWLRRAARSADQDIARRAAALLVPHEKARQEAVVPAIDACVREGRIDLLTEWHQFWKPRAEADLWTVGPRAAKAGMDLFAKSCPKGSWERFEKMLALHSRVVARSHDGPYPEQFRSKGDSTWSIRTDRMVQVPFPPECIRFASIGGPAHLGMRPSRAEQFLVLGPVQARRIDTAFVACDGDVWGETPEFEPSKGVLTARGIVVCRGNFTGWHGVGACVLLVDGDVDLTQSSETRGNLIRASGEVRLPSDKDALPVNCTIESRVKDATAPYKFFEVSDTGLLVADDEEGLVVTGIKPNTPFGTSGIAKGDLIRSIDDAPAGHSEQFRKVLRRALVCQGDCLITVTRGDKTIDIPVFFPLPK from the coding sequence ATGTTGCGCTTCACGATGGCGTCGATCGCCGTGGCGGTGGTCGGCGCAATACTCGCCGCCCCGGTGCCACCGGAGCGGCCCGCGAAGGCTCTGGTGGACGCCCTGGGCGACCCGAGCGCGAAGGTGCGCGACGAGTCGTTCGCGGCTCTACGGGACCGGGCCGACGCGCGGCCGTGGCTGCGCCGCGCGGCCCGGTCCGCGGATCAGGACATCGCGCGTCGGGCCGCGGCTCTGCTGGTTCCGCACGAGAAGGCCCGCCAGGAGGCGGTGGTCCCGGCGATCGATGCCTGCGTGCGCGAGGGGCGCATCGACCTACTGACCGAGTGGCACCAGTTCTGGAAGCCCCGGGCCGAGGCCGATCTGTGGACCGTCGGGCCGCGCGCCGCGAAAGCCGGGATGGATCTCTTCGCCAAGTCGTGCCCGAAGGGGAGTTGGGAGCGGTTCGAGAAGATGCTCGCCCTGCACTCGCGCGTAGTTGCGCGATCCCACGACGGCCCCTATCCAGAGCAGTTCCGTAGCAAGGGTGATTCAACCTGGAGCATTCGGACGGATCGGATGGTCCAGGTGCCCTTTCCGCCGGAATGTATCCGGTTCGCCTCGATCGGCGGCCCGGCACATCTGGGGATGAGGCCCTCACGCGCGGAGCAGTTTCTGGTTCTTGGGCCGGTTCAAGCGAGAAGGATCGACACCGCGTTTGTCGCGTGCGACGGGGACGTGTGGGGCGAGACCCCCGAGTTCGAGCCGTCGAAGGGCGTCCTGACCGCCCGGGGCATCGTCGTGTGTCGCGGCAACTTTACCGGCTGGCACGGGGTTGGCGCATGTGTGCTGCTGGTGGACGGAGACGTGGATCTGACGCAGTCGAGCGAGACGAGAGGCAACCTGATCCGCGCGTCGGGCGAGGTTCGCCTGCCGAGCGATAAGGATGCCCTTCCGGTGAACTGTACGATCGAGTCGCGCGTGAAGGACGCGACGGCCCCGTACAAGTTCTTCGAGGTGTCCGACACGGGCCTGTTGGTGGCCGACGACGAGGAGGGCTTGGTCGTCACCGGGATCAAGCCCAACACCCCGTTCGGCACCAGCGGGATCGCCAAGGGCGACCTGATCCGGTCCATCGACGACGCCCCGGCCGGGCACTCCGAGCAATTCCGCAAAGTGCTCCGACGTGCGCTGGTGTGCCAGGGCGATTGCCTCATCACCGTCACGCGCGGCGACAAGACCATCGACATCCCCGTCTTCTTCCCGCTACCCAAGTAA
- a CDS encoding nucleoside 2-deoxyribosyltransferase domain-containing protein — MSAFLPLTISPIDGPLVFLAGPIQGAPDWQAEALQWFAEHAPALAVASPRRPGPRRDSEYAAQVDWETHHLRRAAGHGVILFWLAREAVSVPGRAYAQTSRFELAEWKVRHERDGVRLVVGLEDGFSGARYIRHRFGQDCPGVPVVSALSTACAAAVELARTAPGA; from the coding sequence GTGAGTGCGTTTTTGCCGCTGACTATTTCGCCCATCGACGGACCGCTCGTGTTTCTGGCGGGTCCGATCCAGGGCGCCCCGGACTGGCAGGCCGAAGCGCTTCAGTGGTTCGCGGAACACGCCCCGGCCCTCGCCGTCGCATCACCCCGGCGCCCCGGCCCGCGGCGCGACTCCGAGTACGCGGCGCAAGTCGATTGGGAAACGCACCACTTGCGCCGGGCGGCCGGGCACGGCGTGATCCTGTTCTGGCTGGCGCGCGAGGCGGTGAGCGTGCCCGGTCGGGCCTACGCCCAGACCAGCCGGTTCGAGTTGGCCGAGTGGAAGGTGCGCCACGAGCGCGACGGGGTGCGGCTCGTGGTCGGGCTCGAGGACGGGTTCAGCGGGGCGCGCTACATCCGGCACCGGTTCGGCCAGGACTGCCCGGGGGTGCCGGTGGTGTCCGCGCTCTCGACCGCGTGCGCTGCGGCGGTCGAACTCGCCCGCACCGCTCCGGGAGCCTGA